The sequence below is a genomic window from Variovorax paradoxus B4.
ATGGGCCTTCTGCAGTTCCTTGACTTCGGTTTGCAGCGCTGCGACGTCCTTCGTGCGCAGGGTTGCAGCCTTGGTCACCTTGGCCGGAGCCGCGGTTTCTTTTTTCTTACGTGTTGCCATGGATGTTCTCCTCTCAGGCGCCGAGCTGGCGCGCGACGAACGTCGTACGCAGCGGAAGCTTGGCGGCGGCCAGGCGGAACGCTTCGCGGGCGAGTTCTTCGGGCACGCCGACGATCTCGAACACGATCTTGCCAGGCTGGATTTCAGCGACGTAGTACTCGGGGTTGCCCTTACCGTTACCCATCCGCACTTCGGCGGGCTTGGTAGAGATCGGCTTGTCCGGGAACACGCGGATCCAGATACGGCCACCGCGCTTCACGTGACGCGAAATCGCGCGGCGAGCGGCTTCGATCTGGCGCGCCGTGAGGCGGCCGCGGTCGGTGCATTTGAGACCGAAGTCACCGAAGGCAACCGAGTTGCCCCGGGTTGCGATGCCGGTGTTGCGGCCCTTTTGTTCCTTGCGGAACTTTCTGCGTGCAGGTTGCAGCATTTTTAATACTCCGTAGTTCTAAGACCGATCACTCGGTCTTGGCACCGTCAGCTGCTGCAGCTGGCGCGGCTTTGCGGACGC
It includes:
- the rplP gene encoding 50S ribosomal protein L16, which produces MLQPARRKFRKEQKGRNTGIATRGNSVAFGDFGLKCTDRGRLTARQIEAARRAISRHVKRGGRIWIRVFPDKPISTKPAEVRMGNGKGNPEYYVAEIQPGKIVFEIVGVPEELAREAFRLAAAKLPLRTTFVARQLGA